A genome region from Halocatena salina includes the following:
- a CDS encoding DUF6789 family protein yields the protein MHKVQRAITAGVASTIVMSVALLIVDVETRSKLSLFDALARFFGMPGRVGRGLLLFLFFGVVVWPLLFALLYPYLPPQHDPAVKGMVLATVLWIGFVLIGTTQIDTSIVLFYLIVTLLTHLAYGFTLGLVYGWTEPTPHTTDNS from the coding sequence ATGCACAAAGTACAACGCGCTATCACTGCCGGCGTTGCCAGTACCATCGTCATGAGCGTCGCTCTTCTGATAGTGGATGTCGAAACGCGCTCGAAGTTGTCCCTGTTCGACGCCCTCGCTCGATTCTTCGGGATGCCTGGACGAGTGGGACGGGGACTACTCCTCTTCCTTTTTTTCGGTGTCGTTGTCTGGCCGCTGTTGTTCGCTCTGTTGTATCCCTACCTCCCACCACAGCACGATCCCGCTGTGAAAGGAATGGTACTCGCTACGGTACTGTGGATCGGCTTCGTTCTCATCGGAACCACCCAAATCGACACGTCCATCGTTCTTTTCTATCTGATCGTAACGCTACTCACACACCTTGCGTACGGCTTCACACTCGGGTTGGTGTACGGCTGGACCGAGCCGACACCGCATACGACGGATAACTCATAA
- a CDS encoding cupredoxin domain-containing protein: MDRRTMLKFLASGSVASFASVSGCINVRFTVPPDPASGAYSHESYTLGAKTTGWRGIAPDEIRSELNPELKFRPGKTIRLRWTVLDGTRHKIIIENSVGKTLYESKENSDRGETRTITFESSQEMTTYYCPYHPIQMRGDVLCTDY, encoded by the coding sequence ATGGATCGGCGAACGATGCTCAAGTTTCTTGCCAGCGGCTCGGTTGCTTCTTTCGCCTCGGTCTCTGGCTGTATCAACGTTCGCTTTACCGTTCCTCCAGATCCCGCGTCGGGAGCGTACTCCCACGAGTCTTACACGCTCGGGGCCAAGACGACGGGATGGCGGGGTATCGCTCCGGACGAGATCCGTAGCGAGTTGAATCCGGAACTCAAATTCCGCCCCGGCAAAACCATCCGTCTTCGGTGGACTGTTCTTGATGGTACACGGCACAAGATTATCATCGAAAACAGCGTGGGAAAGACGCTCTATGAATCAAAAGAAAATTCTGATCGCGGAGAGACGCGGACGATCACCTTCGAATCGTCCCAAGAGATGACGACCTACTACTGTCCGTACCATCCGATACAGATGCGTGGGGACGTGCTCTGTACTGACTACTAG
- a CDS encoding formate/nitrite transporter family protein — MDDEDGSDPERAVRDAIERSRSGAPAVGAVVRDRFSADEVFQRIIAAADEEITSGTRELFFSALAGGFAITITFLLHSSMTATTSDDSVVSALLYPLGFIYIIIGGYQLYTENTLPPVALTLERLASLPALLRHWSIVLAGNFIGGAIGAAALTWGDVFSPDATAAALSHAQHGVETPVTALFFKAVFAGLIVAGVVWIVYAARDTLSRLVVVYLAFLAIPLGNLFHVVVSFTEMMYLVFAGNLGFTVGLTRFIVPVLAGNTLGGIVLVTIVNYFQTTEHRLESARFEGVDRQLSIREWTVGSLAGRSYVSMIDTAEEAVADDAAYRVLVPIGNPRIESGVVDLACLIASERVPATVHAVHIVQTPRASMSYRRDQHERIIAESEELMTDIRETTRSYGVSCETSTIVSHRSFEEIFDTAAREQSNLVVMGWGSDRPWGAGHTDRPLAELTGQLSSDILVLKDRGFDASRVLLPTAGGPPSDLSAEVARALRSTVDSEITLLHVVDGPQEREMGEQFLTDWAVDHDLDDAVQIVDDSSDVEGAIGRVATDHTLILIGASEQGLLSRLVTDSLYFDIIHDVDCSVLLTERPGGRTILERLFGRT, encoded by the coding sequence ATGGACGATGAAGACGGATCCGACCCTGAGAGGGCAGTTCGAGACGCGATCGAACGGTCCAGAAGCGGTGCTCCAGCGGTCGGAGCGGTTGTCCGTGACCGGTTCTCTGCGGATGAAGTCTTCCAGAGAATCATCGCCGCTGCCGATGAAGAGATCACGTCAGGTACCCGTGAGTTGTTTTTTAGCGCGCTCGCCGGCGGCTTTGCTATCACCATCACGTTTTTGCTCCATTCCTCGATGACGGCCACCACAAGTGATGATTCGGTGGTAAGTGCTCTCCTGTATCCCCTTGGCTTCATCTACATCATCATCGGTGGTTACCAACTGTACACCGAAAACACGCTTCCTCCAGTGGCGCTGACTTTGGAACGGTTAGCGAGTCTTCCGGCATTGTTGCGCCATTGGTCTATCGTCCTTGCTGGCAACTTCATCGGGGGAGCCATCGGAGCGGCAGCACTCACGTGGGGCGACGTGTTCTCGCCTGACGCAACGGCTGCGGCCCTCAGTCATGCCCAACACGGCGTCGAAACACCGGTTACGGCGTTGTTTTTCAAGGCCGTGTTCGCTGGATTGATCGTTGCCGGTGTCGTCTGGATCGTGTACGCCGCGCGCGATACACTCTCTCGCCTCGTCGTCGTCTATCTCGCCTTCCTTGCGATTCCGCTGGGAAACCTCTTTCACGTGGTCGTCTCGTTCACCGAAATGATGTATCTGGTATTTGCTGGTAATCTCGGTTTCACTGTCGGATTGACTCGGTTTATCGTCCCGGTCCTCGCCGGTAACACGCTCGGCGGTATCGTGCTAGTGACGATCGTTAATTACTTTCAGACGACCGAACACCGGCTCGAATCCGCTCGGTTCGAGGGTGTAGATCGTCAGCTTTCGATTCGAGAGTGGACTGTCGGTAGCCTTGCCGGTCGTTCATACGTCTCCATGATCGACACTGCCGAGGAAGCCGTGGCCGATGATGCAGCCTACCGCGTGCTAGTACCGATCGGCAATCCCCGCATCGAATCCGGCGTCGTTGATCTCGCCTGCTTGATCGCCAGCGAACGAGTGCCTGCAACTGTTCACGCGGTTCACATCGTCCAAACGCCGCGCGCGTCAATGAGCTACAGGCGCGACCAACACGAGCGAATTATCGCCGAATCCGAGGAACTTATGACCGATATTCGTGAGACGACACGATCGTATGGTGTTTCCTGTGAAACATCGACGATCGTGTCTCATCGCTCGTTCGAGGAGATCTTCGACACGGCGGCACGTGAGCAGTCAAATCTCGTGGTGATGGGGTGGGGTTCCGATCGACCGTGGGGGGCCGGTCACACTGATCGTCCGCTCGCCGAATTGACCGGACAGCTTTCGAGTGACATTCTCGTCCTCAAGGATCGGGGTTTCGACGCTTCACGTGTTCTCCTCCCGACGGCAGGAGGTCCGCCCTCTGATCTGAGCGCCGAAGTCGCACGGGCACTCCGTTCGACTGTCGACTCGGAGATCACGCTTCTCCACGTTGTCGACGGTCCCCAAGAGCGCGAGATGGGCGAGCAGTTCCTCACCGACTGGGCGGTAGACCACGACTTAGACGACGCCGTTCAGATCGTCGATGACTCTAGCGACGTCGAAGGTGCGATCGGTCGTGTGGCAACCGATCATACCCTCATCCTCATCGGTGCCAGCGAGCAAGGCCTGCTCTCTAGGCTCGTTACTGACTCGTTGTACTTCGACATCATCCACGACGTCGATTGCTCGGTCCTTCTCACTGAACGACCTGGTGGACGCACGATTCTCGAACGGCTGTTCGGTCGGACGTAA
- a CDS encoding NADH-ubiquinone oxidoreductase-F iron-sulfur binding region domain-containing protein translates to MVDERIIGETPAVRVATGSENHHDGRELLHEANESETSVTTAEVGSVGHIDLEPLVVATVEGKTAFFSRPSTERMETITRTLGEGTVPTDGAVAVVEHDPETARLPTPETGPLGTGVRRVLGGCGWLAPTSIEEYTDVRGERFTDRAEDDPESVRTHVMTSDLRGRGRGDASGDASVAAEWTTVYETADDPVVVVNGNEPDEHADSDRLLLESAPLLVVDVALASAVALGATDVVIYTNETEQIARERTRKAAAALDDVTDTEIPIRIITGPDEYKAGEPTMALEAIEGNHRIEARRRPPGPNEHGVDGRPTLVHTPRTFAQLGQILNGTGPVGASADPGTRLVTVVNDDTTAATVELSTDATLEAALSAVEPDSGWSGACVGGVFGGLTRSLDVPASASGLRSARLGTNGVVELLDKSTCMVALAGERATFAKEMNCGRCVPCREGSKQLVDLLHRVYDGEYKDGRLRELVRIMRTTSLCGFGRDAARPVTTAIEEFETEFTAHAKGHCPTGICNRS, encoded by the coding sequence ATGGTTGATGAAAGGATTATTGGCGAAACTCCAGCCGTTCGTGTTGCTACCGGTAGTGAGAACCACCATGACGGACGTGAACTACTTCACGAGGCCAACGAATCCGAAACGTCGGTTACGACGGCGGAAGTCGGATCCGTAGGCCACATCGATTTGGAACCGCTCGTCGTAGCGACGGTGGAAGGAAAGACAGCGTTTTTCTCCCGTCCATCGACCGAACGGATGGAGACGATCACTCGGACCCTCGGGGAGGGGACCGTCCCGACCGACGGGGCGGTGGCAGTCGTCGAGCACGACCCAGAAACGGCACGCCTACCGACGCCCGAGACAGGACCACTCGGAACGGGAGTCCGGCGTGTGCTCGGAGGCTGTGGATGGTTGGCACCGACCAGTATCGAAGAATACACTGACGTGCGAGGCGAACGCTTCACGGACCGCGCCGAAGACGATCCCGAAAGCGTGCGTACGCACGTGATGACGTCCGATCTCCGTGGACGCGGACGTGGAGACGCGAGCGGTGATGCGTCCGTTGCCGCCGAATGGACGACCGTCTACGAGACGGCAGACGATCCCGTCGTGGTAGTGAACGGAAACGAGCCAGACGAACACGCCGATAGCGACAGACTGCTTCTCGAAAGCGCGCCGCTTCTGGTCGTCGATGTCGCACTCGCGTCGGCGGTCGCGCTTGGGGCAACCGACGTCGTCATCTACACGAACGAAACCGAACAGATCGCCCGTGAGCGCACACGGAAAGCGGCTGCCGCGCTCGATGACGTCACGGATACCGAAATCCCGATACGGATCATCACCGGACCGGACGAATACAAGGCTGGCGAGCCGACGATGGCGCTCGAAGCGATCGAGGGGAACCATCGGATCGAGGCCCGTCGACGACCCCCAGGCCCGAACGAACACGGCGTTGATGGCCGACCGACCCTTGTCCACACGCCCCGAACGTTCGCACAGCTCGGGCAAATCCTCAATGGAACAGGACCTGTCGGGGCGTCCGCAGACCCTGGGACGCGCTTGGTCACCGTCGTGAACGATGATACCACTGCGGCAACAGTCGAGTTATCGACTGATGCGACACTCGAGGCAGCATTATCGGCTGTCGAACCCGATAGCGGCTGGAGCGGTGCGTGCGTCGGCGGTGTCTTCGGCGGATTGACCCGCTCGCTCGACGTGCCCGCGAGCGCATCCGGCTTGCGAAGTGCACGTTTGGGAACGAACGGCGTCGTCGAACTGCTGGATAAGTCGACCTGTATGGTGGCACTTGCCGGCGAACGTGCAACGTTCGCCAAAGAGATGAACTGTGGACGGTGTGTCCCGTGTCGAGAAGGATCGAAACAGCTGGTGGATCTCCTGCACCGCGTGTACGACGGCGAGTACAAAGACGGGAGGCTCCGCGAACTCGTACGCATCATGCGTACGACTAGCCTCTGTGGGTTCGGCCGTGACGCAGCCCGCCCAGTTACAACGGCGATAGAAGAGTTCGAGACGGAATTCACCGCCCACGCAAAGGGACACTGTCCGACTGGCATTTGCAACCGATCGTGA
- a CDS encoding cytochrome c oxidase subunit 3, with protein sequence MSDERTTRGRDGRPRSEEPPGVYDWPTTIEETSLWPVMSAVGVGLLYVGVAIIVIGYSISSFIPQWPGFVLFGVGVSLLLIGLFGWLYHAFVYRYWEYGADFHARLTLRSTMVLFLVTEVATFGAGFTYYFYIRAHPWPRGHIPELLGPVVLVNTVVLVTSSVTMHFAHRALHENDRTRFIRLLGVTVVLGAVFLAGQLYEYYEFVVREGYALSSGLFASGFYGLTGLHGLHVTLGVVLLSIVFVRGWLLDQYSATRMTSISTVSMYWHFVDGVWLLLVTALYIGASIGAP encoded by the coding sequence ATGAGCGATGAAAGAACGACGCGAGGAAGAGATGGACGGCCACGATCGGAGGAGCCGCCGGGCGTGTACGATTGGCCGACGACGATCGAAGAAACGAGTCTATGGCCGGTAATGAGCGCTGTCGGCGTTGGACTACTGTACGTAGGCGTGGCTATTATCGTGATCGGATACAGCATCAGTTCGTTCATCCCACAGTGGCCCGGGTTCGTACTCTTCGGCGTCGGCGTGAGCCTCCTTCTGATCGGCCTGTTCGGATGGTTATACCATGCTTTCGTCTATCGGTACTGGGAATACGGAGCCGATTTCCACGCCCGACTGACGCTTCGATCGACGATGGTTCTGTTCCTCGTAACCGAGGTTGCCACGTTCGGCGCGGGGTTCACGTACTACTTCTACATCCGGGCACACCCTTGGCCACGGGGACATATTCCCGAGCTTCTCGGTCCAGTGGTGCTCGTGAATACGGTCGTGCTCGTCACGAGCAGTGTGACGATGCATTTTGCCCACCGCGCTCTTCACGAGAACGATCGCACGCGTTTTATCCGGCTACTCGGTGTCACAGTGGTCCTCGGCGCGGTGTTCCTGGCCGGGCAACTGTACGAGTACTACGAGTTCGTCGTCAGAGAGGGGTACGCACTTTCGAGCGGGCTTTTCGCGAGCGGGTTTTACGGGTTGACCGGACTTCATGGACTTCATGTCACGCTCGGCGTGGTGCTTTTGAGTATCGTCTTCGTCCGCGGATGGTTGCTTGATCAGTACTCAGCGACCCGAATGACGTCGATCAGTACTGTTTCGATGTATTGGCACTTCGTCGATGGAGTCTGGCTCCTCCTCGTCACTGCGCTGTACATCGGTGCCTCCATCGGTGCACCGTAG
- the fdhF gene encoding formate dehydrogenase subunit alpha gives MSDDTTNDGSDTELDGVAGFMQRAKGRAGSRLKQQRLSRSKLAQFLEQNAASLAADTISEGKLFQLSKVLYDYRLEEVDVTDTTCGYCAVGCRFDLYTKNGEVLASRPTDPENAPINGISTCVKGKFSYGFQNSDDRLTQPLIRKDGEFHETSWAEALDFVANRLGGIKEQHGANALGFVSSSRATNEANYVMQKFVRQSIGTNNVDNCNRLCHSPTVEALSQTLGYGASSVSRDDLKNTDCFLITGSNTTEQHPVLATLIKQNVIRGADIYVFDPRVVKIAEFTRSQYTRVRPGYDAVWINGMIRHILENDLHETEFIDERTVGFEELADSVQKFTPEYVEEKAGVPPDELKQAAEGIATADSCVFCWALGLTEQVNGTKNVISMANLALVTGHVGTPNSGVSPFRGQNNVQGGGGDMGPVPGNFPGYQKVTDDDIRQKFADAYDVELTDEDGLTITEQFLAADDGDIKGMFIMGENPAVSEPNVAHAREILEDLDFLCVQDIFLTDTAQYADVVLPATSFVESNGTFTSSTRRVQLVKQAIEPKGNAKQDWKIVQALSERFGHEWGYESSAEIMDEIASLTPIYGGISHQRLENEGGICWPCWDEDHPGTETVYLEEFNQPDGRAFLIPTDTEGPAEKPSDQYPLTLTTGRVLYQYHTGTMTHREEGLMSIAGEAFAEIHPETAADHGIQDSEYVRVTSPNGSARVLAQVTKRVNPESIFVPMHYLEDAQVNLLTNEEALDPSAHCPEYKATPVRIESETDGKRTPASTSSVGQAATPADFDISDVESSPRPGTETHPTETDS, from the coding sequence ATGAGTGACGATACGACAAACGACGGCAGCGACACGGAGTTGGACGGCGTCGCTGGATTCATGCAACGTGCGAAGGGACGGGCAGGATCGAGGTTAAAGCAGCAACGCCTCAGTCGAAGCAAACTGGCACAGTTTCTCGAACAAAACGCTGCCTCGCTCGCAGCAGACACGATCAGTGAGGGAAAACTGTTCCAACTGTCGAAGGTCCTTTATGATTACCGTCTTGAGGAGGTCGACGTCACCGATACGACGTGTGGATACTGCGCTGTCGGATGCCGATTCGATCTCTATACGAAAAACGGCGAGGTGCTCGCCTCACGGCCTACCGATCCGGAAAACGCCCCGATCAACGGTATTTCGACCTGCGTCAAAGGCAAGTTCAGCTATGGATTCCAAAACAGTGACGATCGGCTCACACAGCCTCTGATACGGAAGGATGGGGAGTTTCACGAAACGTCCTGGGCGGAGGCTCTTGACTTCGTTGCGAATCGTCTCGGGGGAATCAAAGAGCAACACGGGGCAAACGCGCTGGGATTCGTCTCGTCTTCGAGAGCGACCAACGAGGCCAATTACGTGATGCAGAAGTTCGTCCGCCAGTCGATCGGAACGAACAACGTCGACAACTGTAACCGATTGTGTCACTCCCCCACGGTCGAAGCGCTCTCACAAACGCTCGGCTACGGCGCGAGTTCGGTCAGCCGTGACGATCTCAAGAACACCGACTGTTTCTTGATCACGGGATCGAACACTACCGAACAGCATCCGGTGCTCGCGACGCTCATCAAACAGAACGTCATCCGGGGCGCGGACATCTACGTGTTCGATCCTCGGGTGGTGAAGATCGCCGAGTTCACCCGCTCACAGTACACCCGTGTCCGACCCGGATACGACGCGGTGTGGATCAACGGGATGATTCGTCACATCCTCGAAAACGACCTGCATGAAACCGAGTTCATCGACGAGCGAACCGTCGGATTCGAGGAGTTAGCGGACTCCGTCCAGAAGTTCACCCCCGAATACGTCGAGGAGAAAGCCGGCGTTCCACCGGACGAACTCAAGCAGGCCGCCGAAGGGATCGCCACCGCCGACAGCTGCGTGTTCTGCTGGGCGCTCGGACTCACAGAACAGGTCAACGGAACGAAAAACGTGATCTCGATGGCGAATCTCGCGCTCGTCACTGGTCACGTAGGAACACCGAACTCCGGCGTCTCGCCGTTCCGCGGGCAGAACAACGTCCAGGGCGGTGGCGGTGATATGGGACCCGTACCGGGGAATTTCCCGGGATACCAGAAAGTGACTGACGATGATATCCGTCAGAAATTCGCTGACGCATACGATGTCGAACTCACCGACGAGGACGGATTAACGATCACTGAACAGTTCCTCGCTGCCGACGATGGCGATATCAAAGGGATGTTCATCATGGGCGAGAACCCTGCGGTTTCGGAGCCGAACGTCGCTCATGCGAGGGAGATCTTGGAGGATCTCGATTTCCTTTGCGTTCAGGACATCTTTCTGACTGACACTGCCCAATACGCCGACGTCGTGCTACCAGCCACGTCGTTCGTCGAATCGAACGGAACGTTCACGAGTTCGACGCGTCGGGTACAGCTCGTCAAGCAGGCGATAGAGCCGAAAGGAAACGCCAAACAGGACTGGAAAATCGTCCAAGCACTCTCCGAGCGCTTCGGCCACGAGTGGGGCTATGAATCCTCAGCAGAGATCATGGACGAAATCGCGAGCCTCACACCGATCTATGGCGGTATCAGTCACCAGCGTCTCGAAAATGAAGGTGGCATCTGCTGGCCGTGTTGGGACGAGGACCATCCCGGCACTGAAACGGTGTATCTCGAGGAGTTCAATCAGCCCGACGGGAGGGCGTTTTTGATCCCGACCGACACAGAGGGCCCGGCAGAAAAACCCAGCGACCAGTATCCACTGACGCTGACCACTGGCCGGGTGCTCTATCAGTACCACACGGGCACGATGACACATCGTGAGGAGGGGCTCATGTCGATCGCGGGTGAAGCCTTCGCCGAGATCCATCCCGAAACGGCAGCCGACCACGGCATCCAAGACAGCGAGTACGTCCGGGTAACGTCACCCAACGGATCGGCGAGGGTGTTGGCACAGGTCACAAAACGGGTGAATCCAGAGTCGATCTTCGTCCCGATGCATTATCTTGAGGATGCACAGGTTAATCTGTTGACTAACGAGGAGGCCCTCGATCCGAGCGCTCATTGTCCCGAGTACAAGGCAACGCCCGTGCGGATCGAGTCTGAAACAGACGGAAAACGAACGCCAGCCAGCACGTCGAGCGTCGGCCAAGCAGCGACCCCAGCCGATTTCGACATCTCGGACGTAGAATCATCCCCTCGTCCCGGTACCGAGACTCACCCGACGGAGACGGATAGCTGA
- the coxB gene encoding cytochrome c oxidase subunit II — MNQSRLLPLVILLVGLVVTVIAVIPLPTAGFNSVSEALLRTLHRRLLLVAVPLALLVEGLLFYAAIKFHGNDDPKPTEERQTFEITWTVVVALILLFVGASSYLVLGDPMVSTGPDVTNSPRTVNVHVTGQNWFWEFTYPDEGVTTTNTLVLPSNRTILFRVTSKDVIHSVHIPALGVKQDAIPGRTNTFKTNGTKTGTYRLYCAEFCGTGHSKMLATVEVVSPGEYRRWLHQQKHT, encoded by the coding sequence ATGAACCAGTCGCGGTTGCTTCCCCTCGTAATACTGCTGGTTGGGTTGGTCGTGACGGTTATCGCCGTGATACCCCTTCCGACGGCGGGTTTCAACTCCGTGAGCGAAGCACTCCTTCGAACGCTGCATCGACGGTTGTTGTTGGTTGCGGTTCCACTTGCTCTCCTCGTCGAAGGGTTGCTCTTCTATGCTGCAATAAAGTTTCACGGGAACGACGATCCGAAGCCGACCGAGGAACGACAAACGTTCGAGATTACCTGGACGGTCGTGGTCGCACTCATCCTGTTGTTCGTCGGAGCGTCATCGTATCTGGTGCTCGGAGATCCGATGGTTTCGACCGGTCCGGACGTAACGAATTCCCCACGGACAGTCAACGTCCACGTTACAGGGCAAAATTGGTTCTGGGAGTTTACGTACCCCGACGAAGGGGTGACGACCACGAACACACTAGTGCTTCCCTCGAATCGAACGATACTCTTCAGAGTTACCTCGAAGGATGTGATTCATTCCGTCCACATCCCCGCTCTCGGCGTCAAACAGGACGCGATCCCCGGTCGAACGAACACGTTTAAGACAAATGGTACGAAAACTGGGACGTATCGACTCTACTGCGCCGAGTTCTGTGGAACAGGCCACTCGAAGATGCTCGCAACCGTAGAGGTCGTCTCACCGGGAGAGTACCGACGCTGGCTCCACCAACAAAAGCACACGTAA
- a CDS encoding cbb3-type cytochrome c oxidase subunit I, whose product MDIVPFTVLVVGTAVGTVWLLQSIGQHPPSPWTDGGTITVSDDVGVPGLTELLEWVLTIDHRRIGVLYLIFGTFTGLWGATDAMMIRTELLNPESVVWTTGTYDALFTTHGLTMLLLFVTPVFTGIGNYFIPIMLGADDMAFPRLNAIAFWLLPPALVLVRAGLITELIGRLFLPLNMDLGFLFAIRPPELGWTLYPPLSTVSMNPETDILLVGLHLSGIATTIAAINFIVTIILERSDSVSWADIDIFSWGILTMSGIILFAFPLLGSAFVMLLLDRNFGTTFFIVESGGPLLWQHLFWFFGHPEVYIIVLPGLTLVSLILPKFAAREVFGFRSMVYTTLAIGVLSFGVWAHHMFTTGIDPRLRMSFMVVSVAIAVPSSIKTFNWIATLWNGRVRFTAPMLFCIGGISTFIVGGITGVFLASIPVDLLMHDTWYVVGHFHLIIMGLIVFAMFAGSYYWYPILTRKMYDRRLALIHVTLTFVGVWITFFTMLVVGYLGLPRRYATYPPEFTFLQQIATGGAYLLGLGVLVWLWNMVQSYRMGQRIENADVWGLKETGQFTREWQWFERQLEEEER is encoded by the coding sequence ATGGATATCGTGCCGTTCACGGTGCTCGTCGTCGGAACCGCAGTAGGAACAGTGTGGCTGCTACAGTCGATCGGCCAGCATCCACCGTCACCGTGGACCGACGGTGGTACGATAACCGTCAGCGACGATGTTGGGGTACCCGGACTGACGGAACTCCTTGAGTGGGTGTTGACGATCGACCACCGACGTATTGGCGTCCTGTACCTCATCTTTGGGACGTTTACCGGATTGTGGGGGGCAACCGATGCGATGATGATCAGAACGGAACTGTTGAACCCGGAATCTGTCGTTTGGACCACCGGAACGTACGACGCCCTCTTTACGACCCACGGCCTCACGATGTTGTTGCTGTTCGTGACACCGGTGTTCACGGGGATCGGCAACTACTTTATCCCGATCATGCTCGGTGCGGACGACATGGCGTTTCCACGGTTGAACGCCATCGCATTCTGGTTGCTCCCCCCGGCGCTCGTCCTCGTCCGCGCAGGACTCATCACTGAACTGATTGGACGGCTGTTCCTTCCGTTGAACATGGATCTGGGATTCCTCTTTGCGATTCGGCCTCCTGAACTCGGGTGGACGCTGTATCCACCGCTCTCTACGGTAAGCATGAATCCGGAAACGGACATTCTACTCGTCGGGCTTCATCTCTCAGGAATCGCAACGACGATCGCTGCTATCAACTTCATCGTCACCATCATCCTCGAACGCAGCGATTCCGTCTCGTGGGCAGACATCGACATATTCTCGTGGGGCATTCTCACCATGAGCGGGATCATTTTGTTCGCGTTTCCGTTGCTTGGGAGCGCGTTCGTCATGCTTCTTCTCGATCGGAATTTCGGGACGACGTTCTTCATAGTCGAGAGCGGCGGGCCACTGCTCTGGCAACACCTGTTCTGGTTTTTCGGTCATCCGGAAGTGTACATAATCGTCCTTCCCGGTCTCACGCTCGTCAGTTTGATACTGCCGAAGTTCGCTGCGCGTGAAGTGTTCGGCTTTCGGTCTATGGTGTACACGACGCTGGCGATCGGTGTCCTCTCGTTCGGCGTCTGGGCACATCACATGTTCACCACAGGTATCGACCCCCGATTACGCATGTCGTTCATGGTCGTCTCGGTCGCCATCGCGGTGCCGAGTTCGATAAAGACGTTCAACTGGATCGCCACCCTCTGGAACGGACGGGTTCGATTCACCGCACCGATGCTCTTCTGTATTGGTGGCATTAGTACGTTCATCGTCGGGGGGATCACCGGTGTGTTTCTCGCGTCAATTCCCGTTGATTTACTCATGCATGATACCTGGTACGTCGTCGGGCACTTCCACCTCATCATCATGGGCTTGATCGTGTTTGCGATGTTCGCTGGAAGCTACTACTGGTATCCGATCCTCACGCGAAAGATGTACGACAGGCGGTTGGCGCTGATTCACGTCACACTTACGTTCGTTGGCGTCTGGATTACGTTCTTTACCATGCTCGTGGTGGGCTATCTCGGTCTTCCACGACGGTATGCGACGTACCCACCCGAGTTCACGTTTCTCCAGCAGATCGCAACTGGTGGTGCGTATCTCCTCGGTCTCGGCGTGCTCGTCTGGCTGTGGAACATGGTCCAGTCCTACCGGATGGGTCAGCGGATCGAAAACGCCGATGTCTGGGGTTTGAAAGAAACCGGCCAGTTCACGCGAGAGTGGCAGTGGTTCGAGAGGCAACTCGAAGAGGAAGAACGATGA
- a CDS encoding DUF6684 family protein, with the protein MGEHSMFGLDDTQLIDSVPNGAPLAIIIVLTGLFVAYNPWGWTNWFLILEIFGLHLVPLLTLAPVTYLAVKFVTESSDGRSETADRIRSWFMLAEPTSHPETTNEHEQSPSNR; encoded by the coding sequence ATGGGTGAACATTCCATGTTCGGACTCGACGACACACAACTGATCGACAGCGTTCCAAATGGAGCACCATTGGCGATCATCATCGTACTCACCGGGCTGTTCGTCGCGTACAACCCGTGGGGCTGGACGAATTGGTTCCTGATACTGGAGATTTTCGGTCTCCACCTGGTTCCTTTGCTCACGCTGGCCCCGGTCACGTATCTTGCCGTCAAATTCGTCACCGAGTCTAGCGACGGCCGCTCTGAGACGGCAGACCGGATACGATCGTGGTTCATGCTTGCGGAGCCGACTTCCCACCCCGAAACGACGAACGAACACGAACAGTCACCGTCGAACCGCTAG